The Tessaracoccus flavus genome includes the window GAACGTGCGGTCGAGAACTGGAGTTTCGACGATCCACGCGCCGTCGTCGCTCACGCCGATCATCCGCATCGCATCGTCGCCGAGGTCCTCCCCCACCACCGACGTGACCACGACGACCGACGGCCCGCGCTGCCGCAGCTCGTCCACGGCCCCCAGCACCTCGGACAGGGTCGAGGTGGGGTGTCCAGTGAGGAATTCGAGCTCGAACAGGTTCGGAGTCATGATGTCGGCGCGCGCCACCACGTGGTCGCGCCAGAACTCCGGGATTCCGGGGCGGGCGTAAAAGCCGCGATCCGCGTCGCCCATGACCGGATCCGCGCAGAAGACTGCGTCCGGGTTCTGCTCGCGGATGAGCGCCGCGGAATCGAGGATGACCTGCCCCACCTCGGGTGTGCCCAGATAGCCACACAGCAGCGCATCCGCCTGATTCAGCACGCCCCGGTCGTTGACCCCCTGCACCACCTCCCACACGTCGGCGGCAGGGATGAGCGGGCCGCGCCAGGCACCGTAGCCGGTGTGGTTGGAGAAGTTGACGGTGTACACCGGCCACACGTCAACTCCCAGCCTCTGAAGCGGGAAGACGGCTGAGGAGTTGCCTGCGTGCCCGTAGGCCACGGCGGACTGGATCGACATCACGGTTGTCACCCGCTCATCTTTGCATCATTTTCGCAAGCTTCGGCCATAGGCTGATCGCGGCTGGCGAACGTTCTCATCGCTCCCATAGGATGCGTGGGTATGGCCGGTGTGCACGACGACTATCTGTCGCCTGAGTTCATCCCGATGGCCCATCGCGGCGGCGCGTTGCTGACAGCGAACCTGGGCATCGAGAACACCCTGCGCGCCTTCTCCGCTGCTGTGGATCTCGGATATCGGTACCTCGAGACCGATGTCCACGTCACTGCTGACGGTGCGCTGGTGGCCTTCCACGATGAGGACCTCCACAGGGTCACCGACGTCACCGGCTCCATTTCCGAGTTCAGCCTTGAAGAGATCCGACAGCTCCGCGTCGGCGAGCGTGAACCGATCCCCACCGTCGACGAACTTCTGGAGACCTTCCCGCACATCAACTTCAACATCGACATCAAGGGCGATGCCGCGGTACGCCCGCTGGACGAGGCCCTCCGTCGGCACGGCGCCGAGAGGCGCGTGTGTGTCGGCTCGTTCTCGCGCTCGCGAATTCGCCTCTTCCGGGCGCTCCAGCCCCGCGTACCCACCGCGGTTTCTCCGAGCGGTGTGATGGCGATGCGTGCGGGGATGTTCAGGACGGCAGGCAAGGTGTTCCAGGTGCCGCTGAGCCACCAGGTGGGGCCAGTGACCGTCGACCTCGTCACGCCGCGCAGCATCGCGCGGATCCACGCGGCGGGGATGAAGATCCATGTCTGGACCATCGACGACCCCACAACCATGCATCGCCTCATTGACTGGGGGGTTGACGGGATCATCACGGATCGACCCGATTTGCTCAAAGAGGTTCTCAGGGCCCGAGGGATGTGGTCTACTCGCTAGAGGAACGATCCAGGGATTCCAATCGTTCTAGTAGGGGAAAGACGAAGGAGGCAAACATGGCCGACCGTGCACTACGAGGCGTTGGACTTGGATCCAAGACGTTCGAGGACGAGCAGGGAATCGAGTTCGCCGAACGTCAAGAACTCGCTTTTGACTGTCCGAAGGGTCACCATTTCGTGGTGACGTTCTCTGTGGAGGCGGAACTCCCCACCGAGTGGGAGTGCAAGAAGTGCGGCTCGCTGGCCGTTCGTTCCGATGGAGTGGTGGGCGAAGAGAAGGCTGTGAAGCCGGCCCGCACCCACTGGGACATGCTGCGGGAGCGTCGCTCGATCCCCGAGCTGGAGGATATCCTCGCCGAGCAGCTGACCAAGCTGCGCGAGTCCGACCGGATCTACTGATCGTCGTCGACGACCGTGCCCTCGATGACCGTGGGCTCGGCGTCGATGCCGGGGACGAGTGTGTCGTCATCGGTAGCCTGACCCCTGATCACCGTCGGGGCCACCGCAACCGGGTTGACCAGCTTGGAGAACATCCACGTGATGGCCGAGCGCGCGAATGGGCGCGTGAACGGCAGAAGCAGAACTACGCCGACGACGTCGGTCAGGAGCCCTGGGAGCACGAGCAGGATGCCGCCCACCAGGATGAGTGAGGCATCGGTCAGCTTCCCGGCCGGCATCGTCCCGGAGCGTGCGGCGTCGGCCAGCGCCCCCCACGCCTTGCGCCATTCCCGCTGCAGCAGGTAGAAGCCCAGGAGGGTGGTCAGGATGAGGATCAGGACGGTCCACCAGCCGATCTCGCTCGAGACCCACACGATGGCTGCGATCTCCGCGACCATGAGGAGCAGCACGCCGAGGCCGAGCAGGCCGAACCTGGCCCGCCCGCTCATGAGGCTCCGTCCCCGCGGGTCAGCGTCCGCCGGCCGAGCCGGGTGAGTTGACCGAGCCGATGCTCGATCCCCCACAGGGTGGTACGGATGAGCGCCTCGACGACGATGTGTCGGCTCATCTTGGAGTCACCGAACTCACGCTCGACGAATTCGATGGGCACCTCGACGACGCGGAAGCCGTTCTTCAGCGCTCGCCACACGAGGTCGATCTGGAAGCAGTAGCCGGCCGAGGCGACCTCATCGAGGCTGATGCCCCGAAGCGTCGAGGCGCGGTACGCGTTGAACCCACCGGTGGCGTCCTTGACCGGGATCCCGAGCCAGAGCCGGGTCCACAGCGATCCTCCCCGCGAGATCAGCTCCCGGGACTTGGGCCAGTTGACGACGGAGCCACCGCTGACCCACCGGGAGCCCTTGACCATGTCTGCCCCGGCGCGGATGGCCTCGAGGAGACGTGGCAGTTGCTCGGGCTGGTGCGAGCCGTCGGCGTCGTGGCTGACGAGGACCCCATAGCCGCGGTCGAGTCCCCAGTGGAATCCCGCAAGGTAGGCGGCGCCAAGGCCCTCCTTGCCCTTGCGGTGCATCACGTGGACGTGGTCGTCGTCCGAGGCGAGCCGGTCGGCGATCTCGCCGGTGCCGTCGGGCGAGTTGTCGTCGGCGATCAGAATGT containing:
- a CDS encoding FxsA family protein, producing the protein MSGRARFGLLGLGVLLLMVAEIAAIVWVSSEIGWWTVLILILTTLLGFYLLQREWRKAWGALADAARSGTMPAGKLTDASLILVGGILLVLPGLLTDVVGVVLLLPFTRPFARSAITWMFSKLVNPVAVAPTVIRGQATDDDTLVPGIDAEPTVIEGTVVDDDQ
- a CDS encoding polyprenol monophosphomannose synthase encodes the protein MARMTSQDALDSVLVIIPTYNESQNIESITTRLRRAVPDAHILIADDNSPDGTGEIADRLASDDDHVHVMHRKGKEGLGAAYLAGFHWGLDRGYGVLVSHDADGSHQPEQLPRLLEAIRAGADMVKGSRWVSGGSVVNWPKSRELISRGGSLWTRLWLGIPVKDATGGFNAYRASTLRGISLDEVASAGYCFQIDLVWRALKNGFRVVEVPIEFVEREFGDSKMSRHIVVEALIRTTLWGIEHRLGQLTRLGRRTLTRGDGAS
- a CDS encoding glycerophosphodiester phosphodiesterase, with the translated sequence MAGVHDDYLSPEFIPMAHRGGALLTANLGIENTLRAFSAAVDLGYRYLETDVHVTADGALVAFHDEDLHRVTDVTGSISEFSLEEIRQLRVGEREPIPTVDELLETFPHINFNIDIKGDAAVRPLDEALRRHGAERRVCVGSFSRSRIRLFRALQPRVPTAVSPSGVMAMRAGMFRTAGKVFQVPLSHQVGPVTVDLVTPRSIARIHAAGMKIHVWTIDDPTTMHRLIDWGVDGIITDRPDLLKEVLRARGMWSTR
- the pdxY gene encoding pyridoxal kinase PdxY is translated as MTTVMSIQSAVAYGHAGNSSAVFPLQRLGVDVWPVYTVNFSNHTGYGAWRGPLIPAADVWEVVQGVNDRGVLNQADALLCGYLGTPEVGQVILDSAALIREQNPDAVFCADPVMGDADRGFYARPGIPEFWRDHVVARADIMTPNLFELEFLTGHPTSTLSEVLGAVDELRQRGPSVVVVTSVVGEDLGDDAMRMIGVSDDGAWIVETPVLDRTFTGSGDLTTAMFLAHWLRSRDVSEALGATASIVYSILEHTTRVGHRELRLVAAQDDIVAPRHRFEARPLR
- a CDS encoding RNA polymerase-binding protein RbpA; the encoded protein is MADRALRGVGLGSKTFEDEQGIEFAERQELAFDCPKGHHFVVTFSVEAELPTEWECKKCGSLAVRSDGVVGEEKAVKPARTHWDMLRERRSIPELEDILAEQLTKLRESDRIY